The proteins below are encoded in one region of Lactuca sativa cultivar Salinas chromosome 3, Lsat_Salinas_v11, whole genome shotgun sequence:
- the LOC128132711 gene encoding uncharacterized protein LOC128132711 produces MGDASKSQPLAATLHPVYYVTNIQHKVRILDGSKVSYATWVKLFRLNATGYKVLKHIDGTPSPAPTDPSHTSWKEIDAIVLQWIYATLSNELLVRVLETESTAYQAWNRVKNIFHNNKGSKAAALEQEFVNLTLHSMPSLEAYCQRLKEIADKLTDIDNPVTETRLVFQLVRGLPPEFDVTASQINHELPSWEDACDMLDHEQRRQLARDSAHIPTHVIAAVSRDQPTPAPAPARRDSAPRNNQRRPSGRRNQPPSNQFGSRPSGPRSVAPYAVSPPPWAAQYSQQWAPW; encoded by the coding sequence ATGGGTGATGCTTCTAAATCACAGCCGTTAGCGGCTACTCTCCACCCCGTCTATTATGTAACTAATATCCAACATAAAGTCAGGATATTGGATGGATCAAAGGTTTCTTATGCTACATGGGTGAAGCTCTTTCGCCTCAATGCTACTGGGTACAAGGTACTCAAACACATTGATGGAACACCTTCACCAGCTCCCACCGACCCGAGTCACACATCATGGAAGGAGATTGATGCAATCGTTTTACAGTGGATCTATGCTACACTGTCAAACGAATTGCTTGTACGAGTGTTAGAGACTGAATCTACTGCATACCAGGCCTGGAATAGAGTGAAGAACATCTTCCACAACAACAAGGGATCCAAGGCTGCTGCACTTGAACAAGAGTTTGTCAATCTCACGCTCCACTCCATGCCCTCCCTCGAGGCCTATTGCCAACGATTGAAGGAGATTGCTGACAAACTCACCGACATAGATAACCCGGTTACCGAGACCCGATTGGTTTTTCAACTTGTTCGTGGTCTTCCCCCTGAATTTGATGTCACAGCCTCTCAAATCAATCATGAATTGCCTTCATGGGAAGATGCATGTGATATGTTAGACCATGAACAACGACGCCAATTGGCCCGTGACTCTGCTCATATCCCAACACATGTCATCGCAGCCGTCTCGCGGGATCAACCGACACCTGCTCCTGCCCCTGCTCGTCGTGACTCAGCTCCTCGCAACAATCAGCGCCGCCCCTCCGGCCGCCGCAATCAGCCACCATCAAACCAATTTGGCTCACGACCTTCAGGTCCCAGGTCTGTTGCTCCTTATGCAGTATCGCCACCACCTTGGGCAGCCCAGTACTCCCAACAGTGGGCCCCATGGTGA